From the genome of Homo sapiens chromosome 6 genomic scaffold, GRCh38.p14 alternate locus group ALT_REF_LOCI_4 HSCHR6_MHC_MANN_CTG1, one region includes:
- the COL11A2 gene encoding collagen alpha-2(XI) chain isoform 4 precursor (isoform 4 precursor is encoded by transcript variant 4; The RefSeq protein has 1 substitution compared to this genomic sequence) yields the protein MERCSRCHRLLLLLPLVLGLSAAPGWAGAPPVDVLRALRFPSLPDGVRRAKGICPADVAYRVARPAQLSAPTRQLFPGGFPKDFSLLTVVRTRPGLQAPLLTLYSAQGVRQLGLELGRPVRFLYEDQTGRPQPPSQPVFRGLSLADGKWHRVAVAVKGQSVTLIVDCKKRVTRPLPRSARPVLDTHGVIIFGARILDEEVFEGDVQELAIVPGVQAAYESCEQKELECEGGQRERPQNQQPHRAQRSPQQQPSRLHRPQNQEPQSQVRELGEPPSAAHPREGRHPGISPP from the exons GTGCACCCCCTGTGGATGTGCTCCGGGCCCTGAGgttcccctccctccctgatgGTGTCCGGAGAGCGAAAGGCATCTGTCCAGCTGATGTGGCCTACCGAGTGGCACGACCTGCCCAGCTCAGTGCACCCACTCGCCAGCTTTTCCCAG GAGGATTTCCCAAAGATTTCTCTCTGCTGACTGTTGTCCGGACCCGCCCTGGTCTCCAAGCTCCCCTCCTGACTCTCTACAGTGCCCAGGGTGTCCGACAGCTGGGCCTGGAGCTGGGCCCACCTGTCCGCTTCCTGTATGAAGACCAGACTGGGCGGCCTCAACCTCCCTCTCAGCCAGTCTTCCGAGGCCTCAGCCTAGCAGATGGCAA GTGGCACcgtgtggctgtggctgtgaaGGGCCAGTCTGTCACCCTCATTGTTGACTGCAAGAAGCGAGTCACCCGGCCTCTCCCCCGAAGTGCTCGTCCAGTATTGGACACCCATGGAGTGATCATCTTTGGTGCCCGTATTCTGGATGAAGAAGTCTTTGAG GGTGATGTCCAGGAGCTGGCCATTGTCCCAGGGGTCCAGGCAGCCTATGAATCATGTGAACAGAAGGAGCTGGAATGCGAGGGGGGCCAGAGGGAAAGACCCCAAAACCAACAGCCTCACAGAGCCCAGAGATCTCCACAGCAGCAACCATCAAGACTTCACAGGCCACAAAATCAGGAACCCCAGAGCCAGGTGAGGGAGCTGGGAGAACCCCCAAGTGCAGCACACCCCAGAGAGGGAAGACACCCAGGCATCTCTCCTCCTTAG